From the Halorhabdus utahensis DSM 12940 genome, one window contains:
- the truA gene encoding tRNA pseudouridine(38-40) synthase TruA, producing MTDVSRRAFRIAYDGRPFHGFQRQPDVATVSDAILDALRELDVLEDGDNVPPGYAAAGRTDAGVSALAQTVAFDCPDWLSPAALNSELPADVRAWASADVPAEFHATHDAVAREYTYHLHAPDASVSRAGDALDALAGEHDFHNFTPDDTGTVRDLTGEARSEGDFLVVTLRADGFPRQFVRRAVTVIDALASGVAELDRIEQLLGDDPVEGPAGVAPAAPEALVLTAVEYPGLSFERDESALASARAIFETKAIDHRTNARVASRIADGIDQEE from the coding sequence GTGACCGACGTTTCGAGACGGGCGTTTCGAATCGCCTACGACGGCCGCCCGTTCCACGGGTTCCAGCGCCAGCCCGACGTGGCGACTGTTTCTGACGCGATCCTCGACGCGCTCCGGGAGCTGGATGTCCTCGAAGACGGTGACAACGTCCCGCCCGGCTATGCCGCCGCCGGACGCACGGACGCCGGCGTCTCGGCACTCGCCCAGACCGTCGCCTTTGATTGCCCGGACTGGCTCTCGCCCGCGGCGCTCAATAGCGAACTCCCGGCCGACGTCCGGGCCTGGGCGAGCGCCGACGTGCCCGCCGAGTTTCACGCGACTCACGACGCCGTCGCCCGCGAGTACACGTATCACCTTCACGCCCCGGACGCATCGGTGTCGCGGGCAGGGGATGCCCTCGACGCCCTCGCCGGCGAGCACGATTTTCACAACTTCACGCCCGACGACACCGGGACCGTGCGCGATCTCACTGGCGAGGCACGGAGTGAGGGTGACTTTCTGGTCGTGACTCTCCGCGCCGACGGGTTCCCCCGACAGTTCGTCCGGCGGGCCGTCACCGTCATCGACGCCCTCGCGAGTGGTGTGGCCGAACTCGACCGGATCGAGCAACTGCTCGGGGACGACCCGGTCGAGGGGCCCGCGGGCGTCGCGCCGGCTGCCCCCGAAGCGCTGGTCCTGACTGCTGTCGAGTACCCGGGTCTCTCCTTCGAACGCGACGAGTCAGCACTCGCGAGTGCGCGTGCAATCTTCGAAACGAAAGCGATCGATCACCGGACGAACGCCCGGGTCGCCTCGAGGATCGCCGACGGGATCGATCAGGAAGAGTGA
- a CDS encoding 6-pyruvoyl trahydropterin synthase family protein — protein sequence MTSHTYELTVTREFVAQHFLTVPDPGPEGVPHSHHFTVEVRFGGPELGEYGYLVDIDDVEAILDDLEDRYRDALLNDLPEFEGLNPSVEHFARLFGDRVADALANPNLEHLQIRLWEDDVSWASHARDLE from the coding sequence ATGACATCCCACACCTACGAACTGACGGTCACACGCGAATTCGTCGCACAGCACTTCCTCACCGTCCCCGATCCGGGGCCGGAAGGCGTTCCCCACAGCCACCACTTTACCGTCGAAGTTCGCTTTGGCGGCCCCGAACTCGGCGAGTACGGCTATCTCGTCGATATCGACGACGTCGAGGCCATCCTCGATGATCTCGAAGACCGCTATCGCGATGCGCTTCTCAACGATCTTCCCGAATTCGAGGGGCTGAATCCGAGCGTCGAGCACTTCGCCCGCCTGTTCGGCGACCGCGTGGCAGACGCCCTGGCGAATCCAAACCTGGAACACCTTCAGATCCGGCTCTGGGAAGACGACGTTTCCTGGGCGAGTCACGCACGCGATCTCGAATGA
- a CDS encoding class I SAM-dependent methyltransferase: MNHTETRYLEAKRSLDDCARSPRVRDRLLSALASEPQILDIGCGTGTTVPRLIEWGIDTATYRGVDGDAGVIEFARAVRPAELRRIGRSVTHEERGFTVADLSVAYETGDALAALEAAEAVDLIVAQAFADLVPIPELLAGIESALAPGGLAYLPITFDGGTIFQPDHPADEAVEAAYHDAIDAEPGRDVHAGRHLADACRRADGDLLAMAASDWVLRPRDGSYSADEAYFLGCILDFVETALSDADVTQSADWIATRREQLAAGELTYVAHQYDLLYRAAET; encoded by the coding sequence ATGAACCACACCGAGACCCGGTATCTCGAAGCCAAGCGGTCGCTCGACGATTGCGCTCGCTCGCCTCGTGTTCGCGATCGGCTGCTGTCGGCACTCGCCTCCGAGCCCCAGATCCTCGATATCGGCTGTGGCACGGGGACGACGGTGCCACGGCTGATCGAGTGGGGCATCGATACCGCCACCTACCGGGGTGTCGACGGCGACGCTGGCGTGATCGAGTTCGCGCGCGCTGTCCGGCCTGCCGAGCTCCGGCGCATCGGCCGCAGCGTCACCCACGAAGAGCGTGGGTTCACTGTCGCGGATCTCTCGGTCGCCTACGAGACCGGCGACGCGCTCGCGGCACTCGAGGCCGCCGAGGCTGTCGATCTGATTGTCGCCCAGGCCTTCGCCGATCTGGTTCCGATTCCCGAGTTGCTGGCCGGGATCGAATCGGCACTGGCCCCGGGTGGCCTCGCGTATCTCCCGATCACCTTCGACGGCGGGACGATATTCCAGCCCGACCATCCCGCAGACGAAGCCGTCGAAGCGGCCTATCACGACGCGATCGACGCCGAGCCCGGCCGGGACGTCCACGCCGGTCGGCACCTGGCCGACGCCTGTCGCCGTGCGGACGGCGATCTGCTCGCGATGGCCGCATCGGACTGGGTCCTTCGTCCTCGCGACGGGTCCTATTCCGCCGATGAAGCCTATTTCCTTGGGTGTATTCTCGACTTCGTCGAGACCGCACTTTCGGACGCGGATGTGACACAGTCTGCGGACTGGATAGCCACCCGCCGGGAACAACTGGCTGCCGGCGAATTGACCTACGTCGCCCACCAGTACGATCTTCTGTATCGGGCCGCGGAGACCTGA